A stretch of the bacterium genome encodes the following:
- a CDS encoding glycosyltransferase gives MFSKQPSVAIVNDFLNQYGGGERVVGALAEIWPEAQIYTSIYDKKLMDSWLKIDPSRIHTNLIQKLPFAHYLNKHYFFLYPLAFRLQKTDADIVISVSSYAAKFARAKKGGFHIAYINTPPRFLYGYDQELTGYRHRGFDKYLEPIYRLTVPVVKNLLRLADRAAMKKIDFVIANSEEIKKRIKDKYGVPATVLYPPVETARFASVPSIKDQVSRPNKFFYLIVSRLGGYKKIDIAVKAFNKLGYPLKIIGDGPALTTLKAMAEPNIEFLGRLADSQVAAYMKDCRALIFPTEEDFGIVPVEAQAAGKAVIAFGKGGALETIVEGKTGVFFSEQTEESIIEAVRKFEKMEFDPQEAKKQAEKFSKERFKEKMKLFVKEALQAKRSKTSL, from the coding sequence ATGTTTAGCAAGCAACCAAGTGTGGCAATTGTCAACGACTTTCTCAACCAGTATGGTGGAGGAGAACGGGTCGTTGGAGCCTTAGCAGAAATCTGGCCGGAAGCCCAGATCTACACTTCTATTTATGATAAAAAGTTGATGGATTCTTGGCTAAAAATTGATCCGAGTCGAATTCACACTAATTTAATACAAAAACTTCCTTTTGCTCATTATTTAAACAAACACTACTTCTTTCTTTATCCCCTGGCCTTTCGGTTGCAGAAGACCGACGCAGATATTGTGATCAGTGTCTCCTCCTACGCCGCCAAATTTGCTCGAGCAAAAAAAGGTGGGTTTCACATTGCCTATATCAACACTCCACCGAGATTCCTCTACGGCTACGATCAAGAACTGACCGGCTACCGACACCGCGGTTTTGATAAATACTTGGAGCCAATCTACCGACTTACTGTCCCGGTTGTTAAAAACCTTTTGCGCTTGGCAGATCGGGCAGCGATGAAAAAAATCGATTTTGTCATCGCCAATTCTGAAGAAATCAAAAAACGAATTAAAGATAAATATGGTGTCCCGGCGACGGTGCTTTACCCCCCAGTAGAGACAGCTCGCTTTGCCAGCGTACCCAGTATCAAAGATCAAGTATCAAGGCCAAATAAATTTTTCTATCTCATTGTTTCCCGTCTTGGGGGCTATAAAAAAATTGATATTGCCGTCAAAGCTTTCAACAAACTCGGTTATCCACTAAAAATAATTGGTGACGGCCCAGCTCTGACAACTCTAAAAGCAATGGCCGAGCCCAACATTGAGTTTTTGGGAAGGCTAGCTGATAGCCAAGTAGCGGCTTACATGAAAGACTGTCGAGCCTTGATTTTTCCAACTGAGGAAGACTTTGGGATTGTCCCAGTCGAAGCCCAAGCCGCGGGCAAAGCTGTCATCGCTTTTGGAAAAGGTGGGGCTCTCGAAACAATTGTCGAAGGAAAAACCGGAGTTTTTTTCTCAGAGCAGACAGAAGAGTCTATAATAGAGGCAGTTAGAAAATTCGAAAAAATGGAATTTGATCCTCAAGAAGCAAAGAAGCAAGCAGAAAAATTTTCTAAAGAAAGATTTAAAGAAAAAATGAAGCTCTTTGTCAAAGAGGCTCTGCAAGCAAAAAGATCAAAGACGTCACTCTGA
- a CDS encoding glycosyltransferase family 39 protein, with amino-acid sequence MKLKLAIFSFVFILLSLAQINKITTREFVLDEYIWIPAGITFVDKLSHGEFEKTNLSTRPGVTVEIVTGTTTTLVRRLNNQKDLFTTQISENEIFVNRVVIGLILALLASLSFFPLSILLGQRNAALGTLLLGLNPLLIRLQAAWTDLFLALFLVLSLFCYLVFWEKKNKSFLFLSALAFGLALASKAFAIILIPSLALSSIWFNFNKENVKNALRSVFVVFAGGLAIVYLIYPFLWVKPFGLFFRYPELTNNFSTSVTDQYFGSFSVFFYPYNLFLYDFFLAVLVSLLLLPTILHLVRKRSWPNIIQFPVLFFLLNLVALLIVSQAKYLTHNTGQNIAGYRYFAPAVFSLILFLVASSAFVAEKVNFWGRKSSVPKIFPFLVLGYYLFEFFFWR; translated from the coding sequence ATGAAACTAAAACTTGCCATCTTTTCTTTTGTTTTTATCCTCCTTTCCCTGGCCCAAATCAACAAAATAACCACTCGGGAATTTGTTTTGGACGAATACATTTGGATACCTGCGGGAATAACTTTCGTTGACAAACTTTCTCATGGTGAGTTTGAAAAAACCAACCTCTCCACCCGCCCAGGAGTAACCGTTGAAATAGTTACTGGAACAACTACAACCTTGGTGCGCAGGCTCAATAATCAAAAAGATCTTTTTACCACACAGATTAGCGAGAATGAAATTTTTGTAAATCGAGTAGTCATCGGGCTGATACTTGCTCTTCTTGCCAGCTTGTCTTTCTTCCCTTTATCTATTTTATTGGGTCAACGCAACGCAGCCCTAGGTACTCTTTTACTAGGTCTAAACCCGTTGTTAATACGCCTTCAGGCTGCTTGGACCGATCTTTTTTTAGCTTTGTTTTTGGTTTTAAGTTTATTTTGTTACTTGGTGTTTTGGGAAAAGAAAAACAAGAGTTTTCTCTTTCTTTCTGCCCTAGCCTTTGGTCTTGCCCTTGCTTCAAAAGCTTTCGCCATCATTCTAATACCAAGTCTAGCCCTTTCTTCGATCTGGTTTAACTTCAACAAAGAAAACGTTAAAAACGCTTTGCGCTCAGTCTTTGTAGTTTTCGCAGGCGGTTTAGCAATCGTTTACCTTATTTACCCTTTCCTTTGGGTCAAACCGTTTGGACTTTTTTTTCGTTATCCAGAGCTGACCAACAATTTTTCAACCAGTGTGACAGATCAATACTTTGGATCTTTTAGTGTCTTTTTCTACCCCTACAATCTTTTTCTCTATGATTTCTTTTTAGCCGTTTTGGTTTCTCTTTTATTGCTACCAACAATTCTTCACTTGGTCCGAAAGCGAAGTTGGCCAAACATAATCCAATTTCCGGTTCTGTTCTTCCTTCTAAACCTGGTGGCTTTATTGATAGTGTCACAAGCGAAGTACCTCACTCACAACACCGGCCAAAATATTGCGGGTTATCGCTATTTTGCCCCAGCCGTTTTCTCGCTGATCTTGTTTCTAGTGGCATCAAGCGCTTTCGTTGCTGAAAAAGTGAATTTTTGGGGAAGAAAATCTTCTGTTCCAAAAATCTTTCCCTTTTTAGTACTGGGCTATTACCTTTTCGAATTTTTCTTTTGGAGATAG
- a CDS encoding PKD domain-containing protein, whose translation MGEEITQSLGQDAPHGYQLIINGAQDRQHERPKLFWPLAPFFRTSSQKMYNEKTVRLFSFLLLSLIVLSFPGSIFAHGSGPPILLMNGKYANNNPIFTSSTTDIPLGMDVAPENYLVNTQVKFSLTRKNLPAPKEVIDRSTFGWNFADGRQGSGLTVSHTFTKPGTYIVKITVKDPTQNTVFDLNTVQLNILPNKDYSLPQAKIKINGKLVADPLKDTFKVKKGDEIEFDASQSVGDGLSYQWDFGDGVAQRGKTIKHTYAADFFPSFPLLRVTDKNGLYNDTFAEFFGPEGGEGFFPNPAYKVNDSKTSSPTASANSKSKTDFPLLPALGIGGVVVFLTLTFYLTKLRRQVKNK comes from the coding sequence ATGGGAGAAGAAATTACCCAAAGCCTCGGACAAGACGCTCCACATGGTTATCAACTGATAATCAACGGGGCGCAGGATCGACAACACGAGCGACCAAAACTTTTTTGGCCGCTCGCTCCGTTTTTTAGGACCTCTTCCCAAAAAATGTATAATGAAAAGACTGTGCGGCTTTTTTCCTTTCTTCTCCTTAGTTTAATAGTCCTTTCCTTCCCAGGGAGTATCTTCGCCCACGGTTCTGGTCCCCCAATCCTGCTTATGAATGGAAAGTATGCAAACAACAACCCTATCTTTACCTCGAGCACTACTGATATTCCCTTGGGAATGGATGTAGCACCGGAAAATTATTTAGTTAATACCCAGGTTAAGTTTTCCCTGACCCGCAAGAATTTGCCGGCTCCAAAAGAAGTCATCGATCGCTCTACTTTCGGCTGGAACTTTGCTGATGGCAGGCAGGGCAGCGGGTTAACCGTTTCTCATACCTTTACCAAACCAGGCACTTATATCGTCAAAATCACCGTCAAAGACCCGACTCAAAATACGGTTTTTGATCTCAATACCGTGCAGCTGAATATTCTGCCCAACAAAGACTACTCCCTACCGCAAGCCAAGATAAAAATTAACGGTAAGCTGGTTGCAGACCCCCTCAAGGACACTTTCAAAGTCAAAAAAGGAGACGAAATTGAATTTGATGCGAGCCAATCTGTTGGCGATGGTTTGTCCTACCAATGGGACTTTGGTGATGGGGTGGCACAGAGAGGAAAGACTATAAAACATACCTACGCTGCCGACTTCTTCCCTAGTTTTCCACTGCTACGGGTCACTGACAAAAACGGCCTCTACAACGATACTTTTGCTGAGTTTTTTGGTCCTGAAGGTGGAGAAGGCTTTTTCCCAAACCCAGCCTACAAAGTCAATGATAGCAAAACTTCTTCTCCAACTGCTTCAGCAAACTCAAAATCTAAAACTGACTTTCCTCTTTTACCTGCTCTGGGAATTGGAGGGGTAGTAGTATTTCTGACTCTAACTTTTTATTTGACCAAGCTTCGTCGCCAAGTGAAAAATAAGTAA
- a CDS encoding glycosyltransferase family 1 protein: protein MKIAIDARFFGPEGTGIGRYVENLLNELVKIDTENEYVVLLRKNNYPLFNPESSNFKKVLTDAKWYSVKEQVVVPAVLTREKPDLVHFPHLNVPLLWGGKFVVTVHDTTTNEFGGSAATTRMKPIYFVKSAGYKIVANQAVKRASKILVPSEFIKKKVAASFGVKPSKIEVTYEAADQIFLSLGEKKVAEGQKKKVLESFGVRDPYLLYVGNLFPYKNIQVIFEALRLLEPKTKLVIVGARNRFTEKVQEEVKDLGLEDRVKFVGFVPNEELVILFQEALAFVFPSLSEGFGLPGLEAMACLCPVIAAKISSLPEVYATAAVYFDPHKPPELAKKVKEVAENKKLREGLTKAGQERVRQFSWRKMAEQTLAVYNQVGKKS from the coding sequence ATGAAAATTGCCATTGACGCGCGTTTCTTTGGTCCAGAAGGGACCGGAATCGGCCGTTACGTTGAAAATCTACTAAACGAGTTGGTGAAAATTGACACAGAGAATGAGTATGTTGTTCTCCTACGCAAAAACAACTACCCCCTTTTCAACCCGGAGAGCTCCAATTTCAAAAAAGTCCTCACTGATGCCAAATGGTACTCGGTCAAAGAGCAAGTCGTCGTGCCGGCGGTTCTTACTCGCGAAAAGCCAGATTTGGTTCATTTCCCCCACCTCAACGTACCCTTGCTTTGGGGCGGAAAATTTGTCGTCACAGTTCATGACACGACTACCAACGAGTTTGGTGGTAGTGCGGCAACGACAAGAATGAAACCAATTTATTTTGTCAAAAGTGCTGGTTACAAGATTGTCGCCAACCAAGCCGTGAAACGGGCAAGCAAAATTCTAGTTCCATCGGAATTTATCAAAAAGAAAGTTGCCGCTAGCTTTGGGGTCAAGCCTTCAAAAATTGAAGTGACCTACGAAGCCGCAGACCAGATTTTCTTGTCCCTTGGAGAAAAGAAAGTTGCTGAAGGGCAAAAGAAAAAAGTTTTGGAGAGCTTCGGAGTGAGAGACCCGTACTTGCTTTACGTGGGAAACCTTTTTCCTTACAAAAACATCCAGGTCATTTTCGAAGCTCTGCGCCTTCTTGAACCCAAAACTAAACTGGTCATCGTCGGGGCCCGAAACCGCTTTACCGAAAAAGTGCAGGAAGAAGTTAAAGATCTCGGTTTGGAAGATCGGGTCAAGTTTGTTGGTTTTGTTCCCAATGAAGAGCTCGTCATTCTTTTTCAGGAGGCGCTCGCCTTTGTTTTTCCCTCCCTCTCTGAGGGCTTTGGGCTTCCGGGTTTGGAGGCAATGGCCTGTCTCTGTCCGGTCATTGCGGCCAAAATTTCAAGTTTACCTGAAGTTTACGCTACTGCGGCAGTCTATTTCGATCCGCACAAGCCCCCCGAGCTTGCGAAAAAAGTAAAAGAAGTTGCAGAGAACAAAAAGCTCAGAGAAGGGTTAACCAAAGCTGGGCAAGAAAGAGTCAGGCAGTTTTCCTGGCGGAAAATGGCAGAGCAAACACTCGCGGTTTACAACCAAGTGGGAAAAAAGAGTTAA
- a CDS encoding glycosyltransferase family 4 protein, which translates to MIIFVSGAPFFGGAEYQILDLISSLKKEFPTKFVTSEKSPFKKAMEKAGVETEIVSLGSTFGRYRGLNFFNPVNLLLQKKMAEKLASATKKDLVITFDYKELVLVERVKKGFSHLHIQHPQFPAWLRKNPLLKKAVVAKLNSCEQVVVDCQALKKYLADFSVSEEKIKVVYNGVDEHFFVPPRQEQKLTAKKKLGLEKKPVIGINARINAGKGYETLLEALVEVKRKIPEVHLLSVGGGNKLMEKKIRNKVKYLGLLKEVTFLGKIEREETLNFYYAADVFTLPSESEGLPLSVLEAIFTHVPVVATKVGGIPEEIEEGKSGWLCEAKDSRALAKALLEALDDKIKVEKFTQEAYSSALEKFTKSRMIEESGKLIREVLGKEGRSK; encoded by the coding sequence ATGATTATCTTTGTTAGCGGTGCCCCTTTTTTTGGTGGAGCAGAATACCAAATTCTTGATTTGATCTCCAGTTTAAAAAAAGAGTTTCCGACGAAATTTGTTACTTCCGAAAAAAGCCCATTTAAAAAGGCAATGGAAAAAGCTGGGGTCGAAACTGAGATAGTTAGTTTGGGAAGTACTTTTGGTCGTTACCGAGGCTTGAATTTTTTTAACCCGGTAAACCTTTTGTTGCAGAAAAAAATGGCCGAGAAACTTGCCTCGGCTACCAAAAAAGATTTGGTCATCACCTTTGATTACAAAGAGCTAGTTTTGGTTGAAAGGGTAAAAAAGGGCTTTTCGCATCTTCATATCCAACATCCTCAATTTCCCGCTTGGCTGCGAAAAAACCCGCTTCTCAAAAAGGCAGTTGTTGCTAAACTAAATTCTTGTGAGCAGGTGGTGGTTGATTGTCAGGCTCTGAAAAAATATTTAGCTGACTTTTCAGTTTCAGAAGAAAAAATAAAAGTCGTTTACAACGGAGTCGATGAGCACTTTTTCGTCCCTCCGAGGCAGGAGCAAAAGCTGACTGCAAAGAAAAAGCTTGGTTTGGAAAAAAAACCAGTGATTGGTATCAATGCCCGTATTAACGCGGGCAAGGGTTATGAAACTTTGTTGGAGGCCTTGGTTGAAGTCAAACGAAAAATTCCAGAGGTGCATCTGCTTTCAGTGGGTGGGGGAAATAAGTTAATGGAGAAGAAAATAAGAAACAAAGTTAAATACCTTGGTCTGTTGAAAGAGGTGACTTTTTTGGGAAAAATTGAACGAGAAGAGACTTTGAATTTTTATTACGCTGCCGATGTCTTCACTTTACCGTCAGAAAGTGAGGGTTTGCCTTTGTCAGTCCTGGAAGCGATTTTTACCCATGTTCCGGTGGTTGCGACAAAAGTTGGTGGTATTCCCGAAGAGATAGAAGAAGGAAAAAGTGGTTGGCTGTGCGAGGCGAAGGATAGTCGGGCTTTGGCAAAAGCCTTGCTCGAAGCCTTGGATGATAAAATCAAAGTAGAGAAGTTTACGCAAGAAGCTTACAGCAGCGCTCTGGAAAAATTTACTAAAAGCCGTATGATCGAAGAAAGCGGCAAGCTTATCAGGGAAGTTTTAGGGAAAGAAGGCAGGTCTAAGTAG